The following proteins are co-located in the Planococcus plakortidis genome:
- the lysS gene encoding lysine--tRNA ligase — MSEELNDQLIVRRQKMQNFREHGLDPFGKRFERTHLSQEIVDQYDQFSKEELEDKSAEVIIAGRIMTKRGKGKAGFAHLQDLKGQIQIYVRKDAIGEDSYEFFKTADLGDIIGVRGTVFKTNVGELSIKAQEIEYLTKALRPLPEKFHGLKDVEQRYRQRYLDLITSEESKETFILRSRIIQAMRRYLDNQGFLEVETPMLHSIAGGATARPFITHHNALDMQLYIRIAIELHLKRLIVGGLEKVYEIGRVFRNEGISTRHNPEFTMLELYEAYADYNDIMSLTENLIAHTAQEVLGTTTVRYGEEDINLAPGWKRLHMADAVKEYTGVDFWQHMSKEEAQTLANEHGIEIKSTMEVGHILNEFFEQKVEEQLVQPTFIYGHPVEISPLAKKNPEDERFTDRFELFIVRREHANAFTELNDPIDQRERFEAQLIEKEEGNDEAHEMDDDFIEALEYGLPPTGGLGIGIDRLVMLLTNSASIRDVLLFPQMRPKE, encoded by the coding sequence ATGTCAGAAGAATTGAATGACCAATTAATAGTGCGTCGCCAAAAGATGCAAAATTTCCGGGAACATGGACTCGATCCATTCGGGAAGCGTTTTGAACGCACGCACCTTTCACAAGAAATCGTCGATCAATACGATCAATTCTCTAAAGAGGAATTAGAAGATAAATCCGCTGAAGTTATTATTGCGGGACGAATTATGACTAAGCGTGGAAAAGGGAAAGCGGGATTCGCTCACTTACAGGACTTAAAGGGGCAGATTCAAATCTATGTCCGCAAAGACGCAATCGGAGAAGATTCATATGAATTCTTCAAAACAGCAGACCTGGGCGACATCATTGGCGTACGTGGAACTGTTTTCAAAACAAATGTCGGGGAACTTTCCATTAAAGCACAAGAAATAGAGTACTTAACGAAAGCACTTCGCCCATTGCCGGAAAAATTCCATGGCCTAAAAGACGTGGAACAACGCTATCGCCAGCGTTATCTTGATTTAATCACGAGTGAAGAAAGTAAAGAAACATTCATTTTGCGCAGCCGGATCATCCAAGCGATGCGTCGTTATTTGGACAACCAAGGTTTCCTTGAAGTTGAAACACCAATGCTTCATTCGATTGCCGGCGGAGCCACAGCGCGTCCGTTCATTACCCACCATAACGCGCTAGATATGCAATTATATATCCGTATCGCTATCGAACTTCACTTGAAACGCCTAATTGTTGGTGGATTAGAAAAAGTCTATGAAATCGGGCGCGTATTCCGTAACGAAGGTATCTCTACCCGTCATAATCCAGAATTCACGATGCTCGAACTTTACGAAGCGTATGCTGATTACAATGACATCATGTCCTTGACAGAGAACTTAATAGCGCACACTGCACAAGAAGTTCTTGGCACAACCACTGTCCGTTATGGAGAAGAAGACATCAATCTAGCACCGGGCTGGAAACGTCTGCACATGGCAGATGCAGTTAAAGAATACACGGGTGTAGATTTCTGGCAACATATGTCGAAGGAAGAAGCGCAAACACTCGCTAACGAACACGGCATCGAAATTAAATCCACTATGGAAGTTGGCCATATTCTCAATGAATTCTTTGAACAAAAAGTCGAAGAACAATTGGTTCAGCCTACATTCATTTATGGACATCCGGTTGAAATTTCTCCGCTTGCTAAGAAAAATCCGGAAGATGAGCGTTTCACAGATCGCTTTGAACTTTTCATCGTACGTAGAGAGCATGCAAACGCCTTTACAGAATTAAACGATCCAATCGATCAGCGCGAACGTTTTGAAGCGCAACTCATAGAAAAAGAAGAAGGGAACGATGAAGCTCATGAAATGGATGATGACTTTATCGAAGCATTGGAATATGGGCTTCCTCCAACAGGCGGGCTGGGAATTGGAATCGACCGCTTAGTTATGTTGTTGACTAACTCAGCGTCAATTCGAGATGTGCTGTTATTCCCTCAAATGCGGCCAAAAGAATAA